The region GTCCGATATATCTAAAGAAATAAACATCCGGGTGTTGCGCGAAGCGGAACGCTCCGATGTGGTTGTTTTTTTGTGCGATGGCAAGCGGGATATCCTCGGATATGAAAAGGATTTTTACCTTTCCGTGCGCAGCCGTGCACAATCACTTATTCTGGTCGTAAACAAAGTGGATGACCCGGAACGCCATGTCGTTCCCCAATCGTATTATGAATTAAAGACCGATGTGCTGGCGATCTCCGCTGAACACGATCTGGGAATCAATCAGCTCCGTTTTCTTCTTGGCGAAAAAATAGGTGAATCCGTCACCAAGCCCACAACAGAACCGGGCAACGCCTCGCGCATCAGTATAGTGGGCAAACCCAATGTGGGCAAATCTTCGCTGATCAACAGCATCCTTAGGGATGACTTGTTGATTGTAAGCCCGATTCCCGGAACCACACGCGATTCAATTGACCTGGCCCTCAGCCGCAACAATCGAGACATGATCCTGGTAGATAATGCCGGGATTCGCAAAATGCAAAAAATTCACGAAGACACGGAGAGTATCGCCGTACTCCGTGCGCAGAAAGATATCCATAGCGCGGATATCATTATCCTGGTTATCGATGCTTCGCGCAAAATCAGTCAAAATGATTTGTTTATCGCCGACCAGGTGTTGAAATCAGCCAAACCGGTCATCCTGGCCGCCAATAAGTGGGACCTGGTATCGGCCTCACAGGCCCCGCATTTACTCGAACAATCGATTCGTCAACGCCTGCACGCATTTTATTTCGCTCCTTTTCATCTGGTATCCGCCTTAAATGGGAAAAATGTTTTCCGCTTGCTGGACAATGCGGAACGAATTCACATGGTACTTCAAGAGGGGGTTCGCACACCGGTCCTGAACCGCGCCATTAACTCAGCCTACGCGGAAAAACGCCTGGTGACAAAAAGCGGAAAGGCATTCAAATCGAAATACGCGACCATAGAATCCAGACGGCCATTCTTTATTCGCCTGCAGTCTCGTTATTCCGAGCACCTGAAACCTTCGGATGAAACCTTTCTCAAAAAGCGTATTACAGAAAAGCTTGATTTATGGGGCATTCCCATCTTTGTCAAAGTCACGGCATCCGCGCGGAACTGAGCATTGTCGACGCGTCGACATCTCTGTTGCAAAGGCATGTTCGACCGCATGCGCCGCCCAGCTTTATGTTTTCCTTGACATCGATTTCACCATAAAGTAGGATGCATTCAAGCGTTGGGAAACCATAGGAAACAAACCCTAAAACGCCATGACGGGAATCAGGAGAACAGCGTGATCATTACCATTGCCAACCAGAAAGGCGGGGTGGGGAAGACCACCACTGCAGTAAACCTCGCGGCTGCATTTGCCTTGGCCGGAAGACGCGCCCTACTCATTGATATGGACCCGCAGGCCAACTCCACAGTGTCTTTTCTGGACTCGCGTGACATCGAGCTGAGCGTATTTCATTACCTGGAAGACATCGATACCGCGTTTGAGGATGTGGTTCAATCCACGTCAATTGAAAACCTTGATCTGCTTCCCGCTTCCATCTCCCTGGCCAAACTTGAATCCAAAATGATCGGCGAAATTGATGGCCATTTCCGCCTGAAAGATCGCCTGGATGCCGTGTTTCCTCGATATGACTATGTCTTGATCGATACGCCGCCAACCCTCGGATTGATCACCATCAACAGTTTAGTGGCGGCTACCCACTTACTCATCCCCATTCAGGCATCCTATTTTGCTTTAGAAGGCACGGATGATCTGTTGGATACTTTTGAAAAAGTCCAAGCGCGCAGCAATCCGGAATTAGCCATTCTGGGTGTCCTCATCACCCTGTATGATCGACGCATCGTAATCGCACGTGACAGCGCGGCACACATCCGGGGGATCTTTAAGGATCGCATGTTCAAAACCGTGATTTCACGCAATGTGAGGTTGGAAGAGAGCCCGGCATTTAAAGAATCCATATTCACCCACGCTCCGAATTCTCGCGGGGCAGGGGAGTACAAAAACCTGGCAAGGGAGATTATGAAACATGGCTAAAAAGATCGGCTTGCCTGAATCCATCAAGTTGAAACATGATCATCACCTGGTAGACGAGCTTTCAAGTCGCAGCCGCACCTGCGTGATCCGCTATATTTCGCTGGAACGGATCGTGGCCGGCGCGCAGCAGCCGCGCAGTGATTTTGGTGACATCGAAGCGCTGGCGGCTTCGATCCGCGAAAAAGGCGTTATTGAACCCATAATTTTGCGTTCAAGGGATGGTCGATTCGAAATCATTGCCGGAGAGAGACGCTACCGCGCGGCCAGATTGGCCGGTTTAACTGAAATTCCCGGAATTGAATACGACATTCAGGACAATGAAGCTTTGGAACTGTCCATTGTGGAAAATGCCCAGAGAAAAGACTTGAACCCGTTTGAATTGGCATTTTCTCTAAAGTCCCTGAACGAGATATATGGATACACCCACGAAGAAATCGCCAAAAAAGTCGGCAACTCAAGGGTATCCATCACGGAAATGATACGCCTCAGTGACATGCCGCCCCAGGTAGTCAGCCGTTGCCAGGAAATGGGTATCGAGTCTAAGTCATTCCTGCTTGAACTGGTAAAGCTGGAAAATATCGAGCAGATGATGCATGTACTGGATCAATATGCAAAATCGCCGTTTTCCAGGGATGCCGTCAAGGAAATCCGCCGGCGCAAAACGCCGGAGGGCAAAGAAAAGGGCCGGCCCGCTGCCGCAAAAGCGCAGAGTTTCAAGTTTGTGGCGCCCGACAAATCCCTGAAAATCGATTTCCGTTTTCGCGAAGGTGAGATCAACCGCGAGCGCCTTATTGACGTATTGCAGACACTGCTTGAGGATCTGCAGAGCGGGCGGATCAAGGGCATCAATACCTGATTTAATTGAAAATTCGGTTTTTGGTTAAGGAATGTGTTGTTAAGTTTACATAATATATCTTATCCGACGTTACATCCGCTATGCATCTATCGCGCCGATATGGCAGTATTTTCATCTTTGTGGATAACTCTTGTGTATGTCTTGTGAAGGCTTTCTGGCAGTTCGCGTCTGTTTTCCCGCGATATCGTTCATCCGCCATTGCAACTGTCCGGGACCCGCTGGAATTAGTTGCTTTTCTTCCCTGGCCAGGCGCCTGGTTTTGTGCTGGCGATATGCAGCCGCGACCCAATTGGGGATTTCCCGTTTCGGCCTGAATTGAATCTTTTGGTTCTGTTACGTTGGTGATTGGAGTGAAGCTTCAGAACACCCAGAGGGCATAAATACCCGTAGGACATAAAGCATAAGCGAACGCAAGCGTAGGTTCCTGGGACCCATTTTTAAATTAGAATAACGTCCGCCCACACAGAATGGAAGAAAACCAATCTTTTCAACTATAGATCCCTTGCGTTTCCGTGTCGGTAATCCCGAATTGACGGTAAACGGGAATTTTTACTGCGCCGTTACCGGCAGAACTGTCTCAGCAGAAATAGTGTTTTGTTTTTCGGAAAACCTATATAAGGGATATTCAGCTAGAAATATGCCTTATTTGGCTGATTGTACAGTTGCTGCGCTGGACTTACTGAGGCGGTTTTTGGTTGGGCGCGAACATTTTAAATTTTGCTTGCGCTATGTGTTTCGGCCCAATGACTCGCTCAAATTCTTTAGTCCCTGGTCCATTTTTTCCTGGAAAATCCGCCAGGTGGATGCCTGGTTGCACTTGCCGCTGCGGATGTTGACATCGAATACGGAAAAATCCATGACCAGGTTGTTGCGGGCCACCTCAAAACGCTGGTACATTCCGGTCAGGAAGCGTTCAATAATGGGTTTGCGCTTCATGCCGATCACCGAATTGAGAGATCCGGTCATGCCCACATCGGTTTGATACCCGGTGCCGTTGCTGAGAATGCGCACGTCACTGGTTTGCACGTGGGTATGGGTGCCCACCATGACACTCACCCGCCCATCCAGAAAAAAGCCCATGGCTTGTTTTTCCGCCGTGGCTTC is a window of Candidatus Aminicenantes bacterium DNA encoding:
- a CDS encoding ParB/RepB/Spo0J family partition protein, translating into MAKKIGLPESIKLKHDHHLVDELSSRSRTCVIRYISLERIVAGAQQPRSDFGDIEALAASIREKGVIEPIILRSRDGRFEIIAGERRYRAARLAGLTEIPGIEYDIQDNEALELSIVENAQRKDLNPFELAFSLKSLNEIYGYTHEEIAKKVGNSRVSITEMIRLSDMPPQVVSRCQEMGIESKSFLLELVKLENIEQMMHVLDQYAKSPFSRDAVKEIRRRKTPEGKEKGRPAAAKAQSFKFVAPDKSLKIDFRFREGEINRERLIDVLQTLLEDLQSGRIKGINT
- the der gene encoding ribosome biogenesis GTPase Der: MKRIPIITIIGVPNTGKSTLFNRLTGRRKALVHPEPGMTRDVFRMPMFLDERPVFLQDSGGFFPDKSDISKEINIRVLREAERSDVVVFLCDGKRDILGYEKDFYLSVRSRAQSLILVVNKVDDPERHVVPQSYYELKTDVLAISAEHDLGINQLRFLLGEKIGESVTKPTTEPGNASRISIVGKPNVGKSSLINSILRDDLLIVSPIPGTTRDSIDLALSRNNRDMILVDNAGIRKMQKIHEDTESIAVLRAQKDIHSADIIILVIDASRKISQNDLFIADQVLKSAKPVILAANKWDLVSASQAPHLLEQSIRQRLHAFYFAPFHLVSALNGKNVFRLLDNAERIHMVLQEGVRTPVLNRAINSAYAEKRLVTKSGKAFKSKYATIESRRPFFIRLQSRYSEHLKPSDETFLKKRITEKLDLWGIPIFVKVTASARN
- a CDS encoding ParA family protein, with protein sequence MIITIANQKGGVGKTTTAVNLAAAFALAGRRALLIDMDPQANSTVSFLDSRDIELSVFHYLEDIDTAFEDVVQSTSIENLDLLPASISLAKLESKMIGEIDGHFRLKDRLDAVFPRYDYVLIDTPPTLGLITINSLVAATHLLIPIQASYFALEGTDDLLDTFEKVQARSNPELAILGVLITLYDRRIVIARDSAAHIRGIFKDRMFKTVISRNVRLEESPAFKESIFTHAPNSRGAGEYKNLAREIMKHG